In the Gorilla gorilla gorilla isolate KB3781 chromosome 10, NHGRI_mGorGor1-v2.1_pri, whole genome shotgun sequence genome, one interval contains:
- the TEX52 gene encoding testis-expressed protein 52 isoform X2, protein MASNRQRSLRGPSHPSHMEEPFLQMVQASESLPPSQTWAQREFFLPSESWEFPGFTRQAYHQLALKLPPCTDMKSKVRQRLIHPWKGGAQHTWGFHTWLDVCRLPATFPTRPDRPYDSNVWHWLTDSNAHRCPPTDHPIPPPSWMGQNSLLTFIHCYPTFVDMKRKKQVIFRTVKELKEVEKLKLRSEARAPPLDAQGNIQPPVSFKK, encoded by the exons ATGGCCAGTAACCGGCAAAGATCACTCAGAGGGCCCAGTCACCCATCTCATATGGAAGAACCTTTCCTGCAG ATGGTCCAGGCCAGCGagtccctcccaccctcccaaacGTGGGCTCAGCGTGAGTTCTTCCTCCCCAGTGAGTCCTGGGAGTTCCCTGGCTTCACCCGGCAAGCCTACCACCAGCTGGCTCTGAAGCTGCCGCCCTGCACAGATATGAAGTCCAAGGTGCGTCAGCGGCTCATCCACCCTTGGAAGGGTGGTGCCCAGCACACCTGGGGCTTTCACACGTGGCTCGATGTGTGCCGTCTGCCTGCCACCTTCCCCACCCGGCCTGACAGGCCCTACGATAGCAATGTCTGGCACTGGCTGACCGACTCCAACGCCCACAGATGCCCCCCCACGGACCACCCCATCCcccctccctcctggatggggcaAAACAGCTTGCTGACCTTCATCCACTGTTATCCCACATTTGTGGACATGAAAAGGAAGAAGCAGGTGATTTTCAGGACAGTGAAGGAGTTGAAGGAGGTGGAGAAGCTCAAGTTGAGGAGTGAGGCAAGAGCACCCCCACTTGATGCCCAGGGCAATATCCAGCCGCCAGTGAGCTTCAAGAAGTAA